One part of the Treponema peruense genome encodes these proteins:
- a CDS encoding galactokinase, which translates to MDEIISAHEAEYGVKPECIASAPGRFHLVGEHTWFFKDKTLSMAVNIPVYVAVSSRSDSNFRFEFAQLKERKRSAISTLKFKKEDKWANAVKAVLYGFSAGGFTLKGMNFTIWSETLPSAGFGITTAVKVASAWAIRELCGFRCTQEQMLQILDRANKLFLGTDTHRADSYAAIYSKENSLLLTDYSLNTFDIIPFKLKNRSVILTDARVPRIVTWNEESLQQPENVLLLGELKERKANVYGGWQYEENHAEVNEVLSVVSEDTKRRLICIMQEHKNVLDAVTAINKADFASFARAVNRSHEIMRDMYDISCPEIDWILKRVQELDENPDDYRNPVNCGRITGKGFGRCVYTIIRDCDIEKYRAKLAEYERIFGFKPECHIVKPAKGVRLI; encoded by the coding sequence TAAAACCGGAATGCATTGCGAGTGCTCCGGGGCGCTTTCACCTTGTGGGGGAACATACTTGGTTTTTCAAGGACAAGACGCTTTCAATGGCCGTTAATATCCCCGTTTATGTAGCGGTATCTTCAAGAAGCGATTCCAACTTTCGGTTTGAATTTGCACAACTCAAGGAACGCAAACGTTCTGCAATATCTACACTTAAGTTTAAGAAAGAAGACAAATGGGCAAATGCGGTAAAGGCTGTTCTCTACGGATTTTCTGCAGGCGGCTTTACTCTCAAGGGCATGAACTTTACCATCTGGTCAGAAACTCTCCCTTCTGCAGGCTTCGGAATAACAACCGCGGTAAAGGTAGCTTCTGCCTGGGCAATAAGGGAACTGTGCGGTTTCAGGTGCACGCAGGAACAGATGCTTCAGATTCTTGACCGCGCAAACAAGCTTTTTCTTGGTACAGACACACACCGCGCCGACAGTTATGCTGCCATTTATTCAAAGGAAAATTCACTGCTTCTTACGGACTATTCTTTAAATACCTTTGACATTATTCCGTTCAAGCTCAAGAACAGGTCTGTCATTCTTACTGACGCTCGTGTTCCCCGCATTGTGACATGGAACGAAGAAAGCCTGCAGCAGCCAGAAAACGTACTTCTTCTTGGTGAACTCAAGGAGCGCAAGGCAAATGTATACGGGGGCTGGCAGTATGAGGAAAACCACGCAGAAGTCAACGAAGTTCTGAGTGTTGTAAGCGAAGATACAAAACGCCGCCTTATATGCATAATGCAGGAACACAAAAATGTTCTTGATGCCGTTACAGCAATAAACAAGGCAGACTTTGCTTCTTTTGCGCGTGCCGTAAACAGAAGCCATGAAATAATGCGTGACATGTACGATATTTCATGCCCCGAAATTGACTGGATTCTTAAGCGCGTGCAGGAACTTGACGAAAACCCCGATGACTACCGCAACCCCGTAAACTGCGGGCGCATTACCGGCAAGGGATTCGGACGTTGTGTGTATACAATCATCAGGGACTGCGATATAGAAAAATACAGGGCAAAACTTGCTGAATACGAACGTATCTTCGGCTTTAAGCCCGAATGCCATATTGTAAAGCCGGCAAAGGGAGTCAGGCTTATATGA
- the surE gene encoding 5'/3'-nucleotidase SurE — protein sequence MRILLTNDDGIDARGICILEEVLSESHEVCVVAPCANRSGSSSSISMYSDQKLVKKSEKKFSLDGSPVDCVISALRGGYIPFVPEVVISGINSGANLGTDIIYSGTCGAARQASLYGVPGLALSIDFSYGECSFTGSLSGESEKKDSAYRSLSYYVRDNMRSLLPLCGTKDSRSGSLECFVNVNAPFSDEIRGTRQASVCSRVYGDRVDVSCGCGTLYSSCRGGGKIASLGDACGDGILVENGFVSVSAVYAQPVAKYFSSFSLN from the coding sequence ATGAGAATCCTACTTACGAATGACGACGGAATAGACGCCAGGGGTATCTGCATTCTTGAAGAAGTCCTTTCTGAATCGCACGAAGTATGTGTAGTGGCTCCCTGTGCAAACCGTTCGGGTTCATCGTCATCAATAAGCATGTATTCCGACCAGAAACTTGTAAAAAAAAGTGAAAAAAAATTTTCCCTTGACGGAAGCCCCGTTGACTGTGTTATTTCTGCACTGCGCGGCGGGTATATCCCGTTTGTTCCTGAAGTTGTCATTTCGGGAATAAACAGCGGTGCAAATCTTGGAACTGACATTATCTATTCTGGAACTTGCGGTGCTGCAAGACAGGCAAGCCTTTACGGGGTCCCGGGTCTGGCACTGAGCATTGACTTTTCATACGGCGAGTGTTCCTTTACCGGTTCACTTTCAGGAGAATCAGAAAAAAAAGATTCTGCCTACCGTTCCCTTTCTTATTATGTCAGGGACAACATGCGCTCTCTTTTGCCTCTGTGCGGAACAAAGGACAGTCGCTCGGGGTCACTTGAGTGCTTTGTAAATGTAAATGCACCTTTTTCTGACGAAATACGCGGTACAAGGCAGGCTTCTGTCTGTTCAAGGGTATACGGTGACAGGGTAGACGTAAGTTGTGGTTGCGGTACACTTTACAGCAGCTGCCGCGGCGGCGGGAAAATTGCTTCTCTCGGAGATGCCTGCGGTGACGGAATTCTTGTGGAAAACGGGTTTGTTTCGGTAAGTGCTGTTTATGCGCAGCCTGTTGCCAAATATTTTTCCTCGTTTTCTCTGAATTGA
- a CDS encoding tetratricopeptide repeat protein: protein MADSNLIGEGINLYRQGNYTGALTYFLSLPEDCGVSTVKLAYYLGLCYAKLGRYDDSLLYLEQVVTSSDMDDSESSERILQCRYLLAIIYCLSGRKKLADFELNKLLETGYKKASVYASMAYVAWEQGDSSGSKELYTRALDEDPQNPTALNGLGYVLACEGTDLAKALGCCKRAVGMCPESAACLDSLGWVYYRMGLFSEARKFLERALKIAPDNALISEHLKSAQKDYE, encoded by the coding sequence ATGGCGGACTCAAATCTGATTGGCGAAGGAATAAATCTTTACAGACAGGGAAACTATACCGGAGCCCTGACATATTTTCTGTCACTTCCCGAAGACTGCGGTGTAAGTACCGTGAAACTTGCCTATTACCTTGGCCTGTGCTATGCAAAACTGGGCCGTTATGATGATTCGCTCCTCTACCTTGAGCAGGTTGTTACTTCTTCTGACATGGACGACAGCGAGTCCTCAGAAAGAATTCTGCAGTGCCGCTATCTTCTTGCTATAATATACTGTCTGAGCGGCCGCAAAAAGCTGGCAGACTTTGAACTAAACAAACTTCTGGAAACAGGATACAAAAAGGCTTCGGTCTATGCTTCAATGGCCTATGTTGCGTGGGAGCAGGGAGACTCTTCGGGCAGCAAGGAACTTTATACACGCGCTCTGGACGAAGATCCGCAGAACCCCACGGCTCTTAACGGACTTGGCTATGTGCTTGCCTGCGAGGGAACCGATCTTGCAAAGGCTCTGGGCTGCTGCAAGCGTGCAGTGGGTATGTGTCCCGAAAGTGCTGCCTGTCTGGACAGCCTTGGCTGGGTATACTACAGAATGGGGCTGTTCAGCGAAGCAAGAAAATTTCTGGAACGGGCACTCAAAATTGCCCCTGACAATGCTCTTATTTCTGAACATCTTAAGAGCGCGCAAAAGGATTACGAATGA
- a CDS encoding NHL repeat-containing protein has product MRRFFYSVMAGVLAISTVTAAFSQTNLTDTVRKPEDTVRSANSGFAEEEFRRGVQSYYRGAFNESILEFEKALSYLPGEPLILDWLGKAYYRSGIEGAALQQWKFAADLGYGGMLLQNRIEIVGDRRIVDGGYGFTQRFTESGSIPPVEGDILIYRQPVSSLANSDGSIWVVAYGSNELLKFDVNGVVTRRLRGPLNGFDRPMDIIRLTDGTLLVSESAGDRLAHLDSEGSFLGYYGTKGRGPGQVIGPQYLAQDSFGNIYVTDFGNARVVVFDAAGTPLLEFGQQNGAFRGFKSPTGIACIEDRIFVADSVYGAIYEFDRAGNYIGILVEEGTFLRPECLKNWNGYLLLTDSNTVSTVDISTGAVYENARTGNAGSLITSAVPDANGNLVVTDFKADEIYVMAKMTELVGGFFVQIERADASAFPEVVLEVRVENRKRQQVVGLKKENFLVTEKKRPVLNMELTGSASNNDVADITILIDRSEGMRASAAKTETAVREIAASMNGKGSVKIISSGSIPVTEFEGSPLELAEFSVLSLKCPYTDKPALDLGIRLAANGLINAECKRGIVYVTEGKSGFGSFDRYALSDLTAFLNNNAVSFSTVLLSEGTADSGISYITDSTPGKSYYVYRSEGLSAVVRDITGIPSGLYQLKYTSSLQTEYGRKYLPVEVEAYLLNRSGRDETGYFAPLQ; this is encoded by the coding sequence ATGAGACGTTTTTTTTATTCAGTTATGGCTGGAGTCCTTGCCATTTCGACGGTTACCGCAGCTTTTTCACAGACAAATCTGACCGATACGGTAAGAAAGCCTGAAGATACAGTAAGGTCTGCAAATTCTGGTTTTGCAGAAGAGGAATTTCGCAGGGGAGTTCAAAGCTATTACCGCGGTGCATTTAACGAAAGTATTCTTGAGTTTGAAAAGGCACTTTCATATCTTCCCGGGGAACCGCTTATACTGGACTGGCTGGGAAAGGCCTATTACCGTTCTGGAATAGAAGGTGCGGCGTTGCAGCAGTGGAAATTTGCTGCGGATCTTGGCTATGGCGGAATGCTTCTCCAGAACAGAATAGAAATTGTAGGCGACAGGCGCATTGTAGACGGCGGTTACGGATTTACGCAGCGCTTTACAGAGTCGGGTTCGATTCCGCCGGTAGAAGGTGACATACTTATTTACAGACAGCCTGTTTCTTCACTGGCAAATTCTGACGGAAGCATCTGGGTTGTCGCTTACGGTTCCAACGAGCTTTTGAAATTTGATGTAAACGGCGTGGTTACAAGAAGACTGCGCGGGCCGCTAAACGGTTTTGACAGGCCTATGGACATTATAAGGCTTACTGACGGTACTCTTCTGGTAAGCGAAAGTGCAGGTGACAGGCTTGCACACTTGGACAGTGAAGGAAGTTTTCTTGGCTATTACGGAACAAAAGGCCGAGGTCCGGGGCAGGTTATTGGCCCGCAGTACCTGGCACAGGACAGCTTTGGCAATATTTACGTTACCGACTTTGGAAACGCACGTGTTGTTGTTTTTGACGCTGCAGGAACACCGCTGCTAGAATTCGGGCAGCAAAACGGGGCTTTCCGGGGCTTTAAGTCACCTACGGGAATTGCCTGCATTGAAGACAGAATTTTTGTTGCAGACAGCGTTTACGGCGCAATTTATGAATTTGACCGTGCAGGAAACTATATTGGAATTCTGGTAGAAGAAGGAACTTTTTTAAGACCGGAATGTCTTAAGAACTGGAACGGATATCTTCTTCTTACAGATTCAAATACCGTATCTACAGTGGATATTTCTACAGGTGCGGTTTACGAAAATGCCAGAACAGGAAACGCCGGATCGCTTATTACAAGTGCCGTGCCTGATGCAAACGGAAACCTCGTTGTAACTGACTTTAAGGCAGATGAAATTTATGTCATGGCAAAAATGACCGAGCTTGTAGGCGGCTTCTTTGTTCAGATTGAACGCGCAGATGCTTCTGCCTTTCCCGAAGTTGTGCTTGAAGTGCGCGTGGAAAACCGCAAAAGACAGCAGGTTGTGGGGCTTAAGAAGGAAAATTTTCTTGTTACAGAAAAAAAGCGTCCCGTGCTCAATATGGAACTTACAGGTTCTGCTTCGAACAATGACGTGGCGGACATTACAATTCTTATTGACAGAAGTGAGGGCATGAGAGCTTCTGCTGCAAAAACAGAGACTGCCGTAAGGGAAATTGCCGCTTCCATGAATGGAAAAGGAAGTGTAAAAATAATTTCTTCGGGCAGTATTCCTGTAACAGAGTTTGAAGGCTCCCCTCTGGAACTGGCTGAATTTTCTGTTTTGTCCCTTAAGTGCCCGTATACTGACAAACCTGCTCTGGATCTTGGAATAAGGCTTGCTGCAAACGGACTTATCAATGCCGAGTGCAAGAGGGGAATTGTTTATGTTACCGAAGGAAAGTCGGGATTCGGATCGTTTGACAGATATGCTCTTTCTGATCTGACTGCTTTTCTGAACAACAATGCTGTTTCATTCAGTACCGTGCTTCTTTCTGAAGGAACGGCAGACAGCGGCATTTCTTATATTACAGACAGTACGCCGGGGAAAAGCTATTACGTTTACCGGAGTGAAGGACTTTCTGCCGTTGTGCGTGACATAACAGGAATTCCGTCTGGACTTTACCAGTTGAAGTATACGTCTTCTCTGCAGACCGAATACGGAAGAAAATATCTTCCTGTAGAAGTGGAAGCCTATCTTCTTAACCGTTCCGGCCGTGATGAGACAGGGTATTTTGCTCCGCTTCAATAA
- the dinB gene encoding DNA polymerase IV produces MSENTVPVFMHIDMDAFFASVEQHDHPEYRGKPVIVGGLPGDRRAVVSTASYEARRFGVHSAMPLFKAVSLCPNAVFVRGNMKRYSEVSQTIMDIFADYSPTVIQMSIDEAFIDATGTERLFGPPQVLAAKIKERVMQATGLTVSIGIASTMYVAKIASGFRKPNGLTLIPSGDEEKFMTSLPLEKVWGAGTKTIAHIKNAGIRTTAQLRDKSLASLTTIFGNCTGTFLYNAMRGNKEMKFGDDPQNRSLSAESTYEFDLTDRYTIETALMQLAQTVIWRMHRAGVRSKTVSLKIRYEDFTTVSVQETSDSPVANADDLYERCRRLLQKKYQDGRGIRLLGIACEKVESKDLPSQGELFNSRNEKLSIVEKAIFEMESKNPALKLRKARLIEAEQNTLSHHGRNG; encoded by the coding sequence ATGAGTGAAAATACAGTTCCGGTTTTTATGCACATAGACATGGACGCTTTCTTTGCTTCGGTTGAACAGCATGATCATCCCGAATACCGCGGAAAACCTGTAATTGTAGGAGGACTTCCCGGTGACAGACGAGCAGTAGTTTCAACAGCCTCGTATGAAGCACGCAGATTCGGTGTACATTCGGCCATGCCTCTTTTTAAAGCCGTAAGTCTTTGTCCCAATGCAGTATTTGTACGCGGCAACATGAAACGTTATTCAGAAGTTTCTCAAACAATAATGGACATTTTTGCAGACTATTCACCCACCGTAATACAGATGTCAATTGACGAAGCATTTATAGACGCAACCGGAACCGAACGGCTCTTTGGCCCGCCACAAGTTCTTGCAGCAAAAATAAAAGAGCGTGTAATGCAGGCAACCGGCCTTACAGTAAGCATAGGAATTGCTTCTACAATGTATGTTGCAAAGATTGCGTCAGGCTTCAGAAAGCCAAACGGCCTTACGCTCATTCCGTCCGGTGATGAAGAAAAGTTTATGACTTCCCTTCCGCTCGAAAAAGTCTGGGGAGCCGGAACAAAAACAATCGCGCACATAAAAAATGCAGGCATACGTACAACCGCACAGCTCAGGGACAAAAGTCTTGCTTCGCTTACAACGATTTTCGGAAACTGCACAGGAACTTTTCTTTACAACGCAATGCGCGGCAACAAGGAAATGAAATTCGGCGATGATCCACAAAACCGCTCGCTCAGCGCAGAGTCAACATACGAATTTGACCTTACCGACAGATATACAATAGAAACAGCCCTTATGCAACTTGCGCAGACTGTAATCTGGAGAATGCACAGAGCCGGCGTGCGTTCAAAAACAGTTTCGCTTAAAATACGTTATGAAGACTTTACTACAGTTTCGGTTCAGGAAACTTCAGATTCCCCAGTGGCAAACGCAGATGACCTTTACGAGAGATGCCGGCGGCTGCTGCAAAAAAAATACCAGGACGGCCGCGGAATAAGGCTTCTGGGAATTGCATGCGAAAAAGTAGAAAGCAAAGACCTTCCCTCACAGGGCGAACTCTTTAATTCCAGAAATGAAAAACTCAGCATTGTAGAAAAAGCCATTTTTGAAATGGAAAGCAAAAACCCTGCCTTAAAGCTAAGAAAGGCAAGGCTTATTGAAGCGGAGCAAAATACCCTGTCTCATCACGGCCGGAACGGTTAA
- the trmB gene encoding tRNA (guanosine(46)-N7)-methyltransferase TrmB, which yields MTESERRSYDELHQVWCVPFEHRTLNFTELFNNTNPVIMEIGFGMGQATAQIAQDNPGMNYIGSEVHVPGVGRLLSDIKKRQLKNLYIIEYDALEILRTMIPDDSIAGFHVFFADPWPKKKHHKRRLMQRPNTDLLVSKLSPGGYIYFATDWEEYAENALEELESTPGLHNKYEKFAPHQQWRPRTKFEQKGIDAGREIFELYFVKDDPDHSDMPQENRSL from the coding sequence ATGACAGAAAGCGAGCGACGCAGTTATGACGAACTGCATCAGGTCTGGTGCGTACCTTTTGAGCACAGAACACTTAACTTTACCGAGTTGTTCAATAACACAAATCCCGTTATAATGGAAATTGGCTTTGGCATGGGACAGGCTACCGCACAGATTGCACAGGATAACCCTGGAATGAATTACATTGGCAGTGAAGTGCATGTTCCGGGAGTAGGCCGTCTTTTGAGTGACATAAAGAAAAGACAGCTCAAAAATCTTTACATAATAGAATACGATGCACTCGAAATTTTAAGGACAATGATTCCCGACGACTCGATTGCAGGCTTTCATGTATTCTTTGCCGATCCCTGGCCTAAAAAGAAGCACCACAAAAGACGCCTTATGCAGCGACCCAATACAGATCTTCTTGTAAGCAAACTTTCGCCCGGCGGATACATTTATTTTGCAACCGACTGGGAAGAATATGCCGAAAACGCACTTGAAGAACTGGAGTCAACACCGGGACTCCATAACAAATACGAAAAATTTGCCCCGCACCAGCAATGGCGCCCAAGGACAAAATTTGAACAGAAGGGAATAGATGCCGGCCGTGAAATTTTTGAGCTATATTTTGTAAAGGACGACCCGGATCATTCAGATATGCCGCAGGAAAACAGGAGCCTTTAA
- the ligA gene encoding NAD-dependent DNA ligase LigA: MDLFDIAEAEEKNKRIKYLVPLIKKYQKSYYDGEGEVSDAEFDALWDELKSLDPSNPVLQKVGADSANFEKALHVMPMGSQAKAASPEEFLEWAQKHVYPEYLVEYKLDGASLELQYEKGRLVRAVTRGDGTTGDVITQNAIKMSGVLKEIYSAKGKPVDFTGGVRGEVIMTHEVHKEKFSDKANCRNAANGLMKRKDGNGCENLTLITYDVWATEGNQPFTDEESKINWLVSCGFNSVPLKICRSPSEVIEYRAEVMELRPSLEYDIDGLVIKERTVNHEDASRARPDRQIAFKFSLEEAVSIVRSVEWNEAGATYTPVAVFDPVDLNGTTVRRASLVNPNLIRSLGLKIGSHVVVVKRGEIIPKIESVVQEAGVQSLKDIEFPVKCSSCGTELVDEGTRLYCPQKSCPKRILHRLLKWVSVIDIRDLGETLVKSLFESGTVRSVSDIYKLDEQTLAPFFLNEESLSQEKKSLGAHKVALSIQNHRTVTLQKFIAGFDIEGIGETVVEKLIDAGFDTFEKITAATAEQIAGVYGFAEILAATFVEGMKENEDEMRYLLEGGTIEILSTKSGPLAGKSFCFTGELYALKRADAQNMVKAAGGSVKSSVVKGLDYLVTNDTSSGSSKNLKAAKLGIPVINEKEFLAMVGK, from the coding sequence ATGGATCTTTTTGATATTGCAGAAGCAGAAGAAAAAAACAAACGCATTAAGTATCTTGTGCCTCTGATAAAAAAATATCAGAAATCATATTATGACGGTGAAGGTGAAGTGTCAGATGCAGAATTTGATGCGCTCTGGGATGAACTCAAAAGCCTTGACCCGTCAAATCCTGTTCTTCAGAAAGTGGGTGCAGACAGCGCAAACTTTGAAAAAGCCCTTCATGTCATGCCAATGGGAAGCCAGGCAAAAGCAGCCTCACCAGAGGAATTTCTTGAGTGGGCGCAGAAACACGTTTACCCTGAATATCTTGTTGAATATAAACTTGACGGTGCCAGCCTTGAACTTCAGTATGAAAAAGGCCGTCTTGTAAGAGCCGTAACGCGCGGTGATGGTACAACAGGCGATGTAATTACACAGAATGCCATAAAGATGAGCGGTGTTCTAAAAGAAATTTATTCTGCTAAAGGAAAACCCGTTGACTTTACAGGTGGTGTGCGCGGCGAAGTTATAATGACCCATGAGGTTCACAAAGAAAAATTTTCTGACAAAGCCAACTGCAGGAACGCTGCCAACGGTCTTATGAAACGAAAAGACGGCAACGGCTGCGAAAACCTTACTTTAATAACATACGATGTCTGGGCAACAGAAGGAAACCAACCCTTTACAGACGAAGAGTCAAAGATAAACTGGCTTGTTTCATGCGGTTTCAATTCTGTTCCGCTCAAAATATGCCGTTCTCCTTCAGAAGTAATAGAATACCGCGCCGAAGTAATGGAACTGCGGCCTTCTCTGGAATATGACATTGACGGTCTTGTAATAAAAGAGCGCACGGTAAACCACGAAGACGCAAGCCGTGCAAGACCCGACAGACAGATTGCATTTAAATTCAGTCTGGAAGAAGCAGTATCTATTGTACGCTCTGTGGAATGGAACGAAGCGGGTGCCACATACACGCCGGTTGCAGTTTTTGATCCGGTAGACCTTAACGGAACAACCGTCCGCCGCGCAAGTCTTGTAAACCCCAATCTTATACGCTCGCTGGGACTCAAAATAGGAAGCCACGTTGTTGTTGTAAAGCGCGGCGAAATTATTCCAAAGATAGAGTCTGTCGTACAGGAGGCCGGCGTTCAGTCTTTAAAGGACATAGAGTTTCCTGTAAAGTGTTCTTCATGCGGAACAGAACTTGTAGACGAAGGAACAAGGCTTTACTGTCCGCAAAAATCGTGCCCAAAACGCATTCTGCACCGCCTTTTAAAATGGGTTTCGGTAATAGACATACGCGATTTGGGAGAAACACTTGTAAAGTCACTCTTTGAAAGTGGAACAGTCAGGTCTGTGAGTGATATTTACAAACTTGACGAACAAACACTTGCGCCGTTTTTCCTTAATGAAGAAAGCTTAAGTCAGGAAAAAAAGTCTTTAGGCGCGCATAAAGTTGCCCTTTCTATACAAAACCACAGAACGGTTACGCTCCAGAAATTTATTGCCGGCTTTGACATAGAGGGAATAGGCGAGACTGTTGTAGAAAAACTTATAGACGCCGGTTTTGACACTTTTGAAAAAATTACTGCAGCCACAGCAGAACAGATTGCCGGTGTTTACGGCTTTGCAGAAATTCTTGCCGCAACCTTTGTTGAGGGAATGAAAGAAAATGAAGATGAAATGCGCTACCTGCTTGAGGGCGGAACAATAGAAATTTTAAGCACAAAGAGCGGGCCTCTTGCAGGAAAATCCTTCTGTTTTACTGGAGAACTTTATGCTTTAAAGAGAGCCGACGCGCAGAATATGGTAAAAGCTGCAGGCGGTTCTGTAAAATCTTCTGTTGTCAAAGGCCTGGATTATCTTGTAACAAACGACACTTCGAGCGGTTCATCCAAAAACCTTAAAGCCGCAAAACTTGGAATTCCTGTAATTAATGAAAAGGAATTTCTTGCAATGGTAGGAAAATGA
- a CDS encoding M23 family metallopeptidase, with protein sequence MRFCIKKAALFVAVFIAGIACAFSKEAVFEGEDYSIELSYNDSACPGDAVFVRMKFTQTSRKNKVSRTEFGSTEASMEFFAGENKLSQSQFYQLPKSSSRTVLTMLSGIPLSSWLDSEEKYSVKITYSLYGQKKYEFSLPVKIEPKTFVSETLDLDENNTMIKTDTSPERMRQIAELNDILATTDMQSVYQTTSFAAPTDSTRRTSFFADRRVYAYTNGKSSTSLHNGIDYGIPEGTNVLSCAAGKVVLAKSRISTGWSVVIEHLPGLYSLYYHMSSLNVKEGDTVKQGDLIGLSGSTGLATGPHLHWEVRLNMAAVSPDFFLNNFAFESLQ encoded by the coding sequence ATGAGATTTTGTATAAAAAAAGCAGCGCTCTTTGTGGCAGTTTTTATAGCGGGAATTGCATGCGCATTTTCAAAAGAAGCGGTTTTCGAAGGCGAAGACTACAGCATTGAACTCAGCTACAATGACAGCGCGTGTCCTGGAGATGCTGTTTTTGTAAGAATGAAATTTACGCAGACCAGCCGCAAAAACAAAGTTTCCCGCACCGAATTCGGCTCGACAGAAGCTTCTATGGAATTTTTTGCAGGTGAAAATAAACTTTCGCAGTCACAGTTCTACCAACTTCCGAAAAGCAGTTCGCGCACGGTTCTGACAATGCTCTCTGGGATTCCGCTTTCGTCGTGGCTTGACAGCGAAGAAAAATATTCCGTTAAAATAACATACAGTCTTTACGGACAGAAAAAGTATGAATTCAGCCTTCCAGTCAAAATTGAACCAAAAACTTTTGTTAGCGAAACTCTGGATCTTGACGAAAACAACACGATGATCAAAACAGACACAAGTCCCGAACGCATGAGGCAGATAGCAGAACTCAATGACATTCTTGCCACAACAGATATGCAGTCCGTTTACCAGACAACTTCGTTTGCCGCCCCGACTGATTCAACAAGAAGAACATCATTTTTTGCAGACAGGCGTGTTTATGCCTATACAAACGGTAAATCTTCAACAAGCCTTCACAACGGCATAGACTACGGCATTCCCGAAGGAACAAATGTTCTTTCATGTGCAGCCGGAAAAGTTGTTCTTGCCAAGTCAAGAATTTCTACGGGCTGGAGCGTTGTAATAGAACATCTTCCGGGGCTTTACAGCCTTTACTACCACATGAGTTCGCTTAATGTAAAAGAAGGCGACACCGTTAAACAGGGAGACCTTATTGGGCTGAGCGGTTCTACGGGACTTGCAACAGGACCTCATCTTCACTGGGAAGTAAGGCTCAATATGGCAGCCGTTAGCCCTGATTTCTTTTTGAACAATTTTGCCTTTGAAAGCCTTCAGTAG